The following nucleotide sequence is from Triticum dicoccoides isolate Atlit2015 ecotype Zavitan chromosome 7B, WEW_v2.0, whole genome shotgun sequence.
CGAcaccaagaaggaggacaagcacGATGCGGCGTCAATTGCCTTGCTTGCAACAGTGGAGGGCATGATGAGCAAGAACGACACAAGGGAGGAGAAGCATTGGTAAGACAGGGAAGAGCAAGTGaacgccttcatggagatccaaagtaGGAGGCTTGAGCTCgacgcggagaagcaagccaagatgcttgagATGGAGGTGGAGAAGCTACCTTTTTCCTAGGATACATACAATCTAGAAGCAATGTTAACACATATTTTCTTCGTTAGAGAGCTCATATATGATAATATTTTGTACTGAGGTGGAAACCCTAGGTCTGAATTGAGGTTATACCTTGCAATGATGATGTTATTTGCATCGTCCCCTTGTTGAAGGGATTGCTCGGATGTGTTTtggacttgtaagtgcatctaatgccccttagtgattttgatgtattgaagacttataggttaagggactaatgtgtttgtgagtgtacaaaggtctaataagtctatgaggagtttgatatttcggaagaaagtcgacccctaaaaatgaatgtcttcagttgaagacttcGAAAATGAGGAAATTAATGTGACCTTGAAGATACTGATATTGATGCGAggactatgaagcgtgaagacttctgttttcgtagtttcatttccctttcttgagtcatatgaaacaccatactgttaaagggggtcgaggtaaaaccaaggaaaaatttccaagtgatgctcatctcaaagcccTACCCAATCCttggagtgaagcctttggaaatctcatacagttcagtcaatttcttgagTGATAGAGACGGggatcttctagtctctgaggaatttgttctgactgaggagttaggaattcgcaagtgcgaattgcctacagtgaggaacatgatagccctgaggaatttgagagctcaaattttcaaccgttgctgtgctatgcgccaactgtcccaaatatcttatccacctaacgatcatatcattgaagggaatttatgtcttatcatgtcgggctgctccccggctataaaaTAGCctccccccttcaaccactagctggttggctgctccgagagaaactaacacttgtcatagagcatcccatcctccgagaactttgagcgaaaatcatcagtgatgaaaaacccaaaaccccaacatctaaaacccaaagtgattgagcatcactgaagagattgttcatgtgtggaaccgacacttgttatctttgaagactgtgcatctttcagacggttaggcgtcatggtctagagtatccaagaggaattgtggatcgccggctgaccaagtctgtgaaggtttggaagtcaccttgaagacttaccacgagtggttgggcgaggtctgtgtgaccttagctcaaggagaatacggtaaggACTGTATGTTCTTTGGTTTAAATAccaagccactccaaccagacgtacaactgtcacaacagttggaactggtctgccAAATTactgtcttcaccgagctacttgttttatttcctcaaccctttcaattCCTCGCTcatgtgttgatgaaattgatcgttactgtttgaagactttgattgaagactttcttaatttcttcaatcctatttcttcagtcatctTGTCTTctgcctgcttatcctgtttacaCGCTACCTGTGCTCTatgtatgtttcatttcatcatgatgactatgctactgtcttgttatgcatgcacctgagtacttattccgttgcttGTATTTCGTCACTTAGCAAATTCCTCAagtagaaattcctcagtgacgaatttgtaaaaatcgcctattcacccccctctagtcgatataacacactttcaggaCTTGTTCTTCGGGTGAAACCCTAGATTCCGGCACTTGACGGTTATACCTGGCAATGATGATGTTATTTGCATCGTTCCCTTGTTGAAGGGATTGCTCGGATGTGCTTTGAACTCGTTCTTCAGGGTGAAACCCTAGATTCTGGCACTTGGCTGTTGAATCCGGTAACGATGGCGCTTGAGTGTCAtttcttcttgaaggtgttgctgttATAGAAACTTGTTGTCCTTGTGGTGTCAAGAGATGATTGATGCGGATATGGTTGTTGTTGTTTGTTGATCGTTGTGTTGATCGGTTTGGAGGACTTTTTCTTTCTCACTCCGGCATagttttggtcttatatgactttgctatttgccgcCGTGTATTTGTGTGCGTGCgttggtgttggttgtgtgcatcctaattatgcagaggtcggatgtgtgctcattgtgtttttatccacttgatgcttcattttgagtcaataaaatggATGCACTAATTCCCATTAAGAAAAGGAGAAACGAGCGCACTAAAAATTCTATTAAGTGGTCAGTTTCGTCTTCCATTAGTAGGCCAATCGTTTCAACTtcttgcatgacaaaaaatgctagCGCGCATGGAACGGAGAAACCAATGTACTAATGGAGAAACCGGAACCAAAACATTGATGCCATCAATTGAGAGATGAATAGCAGTATTCACAACCATTTGGTTTCATTTTCCACCAGCGCAAAACTTTCAGCTTCTTTCCTGTCATGCATGAATGTGCCAAATGAGCCTATGTGGTTTCCGTAGAAATTATTGGATACTAaaacaatgcccgtgcgttgtaacggGATATAAATCTTCTATTACGTCGGCTTATGATTTACCTGTCTATAATAATGTTATTGTGTAAATAAATGATCATCAAATTCTAACCATGAATTACCTTATATTTTTATCCGAAGTTTGGTAATTAATTAAAGTGGAATTggttcagaaggtaagtaaattaaggtgattgattatcataacatggaaggttggacgaaggggtgATGGGAAGAAAGCAATCACCTTTGAACGTAAGGTTCCCATTTCACCTTTCTTCCCAccaccccttcgtccaaccttccatgtatatgataatcaatcatcttaatttacttaccttctgaaccAATTCCATTTTAATCATTTACCAAACTTCTAATAAAAATATAAGGTAATTCAAGGTCAGAATTAAACACAATCATGTTACTATTGacaggtaaatcacaagctaacgtactacaatatttatatcccgttgcaacgcacgggcattgttctagtatttttttttgcgggtgggGCATTGTTCTAGTAGAGATAACAGATGGTCTAGATCCCAATAATTCCTAACAATTACACTGTCATGTTTTTTACTGAAACTATTTTGGTTCTCAGTCGTTTTTTGGTCTTGTGACATGAATTCACATACATTCGTTTTTTCTGTTGTTTATTttgtcgtacatacatatatacatatacatgtCATGTTACTGGATGAAAAAATTGACTGAAGTCCAATTTATTTCCAGTCGACTGTAATATAGACACTCCCTAAATAAAAGTAGCATTCTAAAAAAATAGCTAGCATGTAGGCGCACAGGTTGATGACTAGTTTATAAGTAATGATATTTATGAGTTCAGATAGCCTTCAGCATTTATCATTTAATTGGTGTACCTGTGTCTTTTTTTGATTaatagttttattttctgttttctgaatttaTTCACTAAGTGATTTAGTATTGCCGGCCGATATCAAATGCACTATAAGATGCTAGAAATTAATTAGTTATCATATTATTCTAGATtttatgatccttgagctattacaCGCTCCAAACGAGAACCATAAAATTTGCTGAAGCAAATAAAATAGAGATCAAATGAACTATATGATGCAGGAAAGAAATTATTTATTATATTATTTTATATTATAGTATATGATCTTTGAGCTATTACACGTCCAAACGAGAACCATAAAATTTCCTGAAGCAAATAAAAGTAGCATATACAATACAAATAGTTAGAATTACTACATCGAAGTGACATCAGAGCATTGTGTTGTTATAGCCGCAAGCAGTCTCGGCATTGGAGGCATATCAAGCTCCATTAGACCCTCAAGAACTCTGACCACTTCACCCATTGATGGCCGGTCCAACTCATTATCCTGGATACACCAACATGCTACATTGCAAACCCTTTCAACCTCATCCAAGCTGAAGTCACCATATAATTCTGGATCTACCAAGCTCTGCACATCTCCCTCATGAAGCTTGCTGATGGCTTGCACAGGGAAAAAATCGACATGGTTGTTGCCACTAGTGTGCACAACAGATGCATTCCTTCTTCCCGATATGATTTCCATCAGTACCATGCCAAAGCTGTAAACATCCACTTTTGATGTAATAGCAACCCCGCTAAGCCACTCTGGGGCAAGATACCCTGTAGTTCCCCTAAATGTAGTTAGAACCCGGCTAAAGTCCCTTCCTATGACCGATGCCAACCCAAAGTCTGCAATTTTAGGGACAAACGATTCATCGAGAAGTACATTTTCTGGCTTGATATCACAGTGTATGATGCATTCACGGCAACTGTGATGCAGGTAGGACAATCCTCTAGCAACTCCGATGGCTATCTGATATCTGGTGCTCCAGTTGAGGACTGTACCATTGCTCTGGAACAGATGGGGATCAAGAGAACCATTGCACATGTGTTCATATACAAGTAGCCTCTTATCACCATGACAACAGAAACCAACCAATTTGACCAGGTTGATGTGCTGGATCAGTCCAAGTGCACTTACCTCTGCCCTGAATTGCTTCTCTCCCTGACGGGCACCTTCAAGCCTTTTCACTGCTACACTAGTCAGGTCACTTAGAACTCCCTTAAATACAGTCCCAAAACCTCCTGCTCCTAGCTTCACTGAGAAATTCTTTGTAGCACGGCCCAAATCGGCGTATCTAAAGGCAACAACTCCAACACTGCCTTGATCGGTGGCCTGTGATGACATACCACACCAGTTGAATCTGTTCCTTAAGATCACTAGTAGCAGCATGAGCATCAGCAACCCAAAACTGATAACGCTTGCAGCAATAACTACTCCAGCTGCTGGTTTTCTTTTACTATCTATTGTTGAACTCAGAACATCTCTGGCGGCAAGGCGAATATACAGAGTATATTCAGAGCTGATCTCGATGCCATCATCCTTGTTTACACTGAACAATTCCCCATGCCAAACAGAGCATTTGCTGTCTTGGTAGGAGTAAGCAGTGcaggagcagttgccgaggcaggccCATTCGCATTCGCTCCGTGTTGCAGGAGTATGCTGTAAACTCCAGGGACCATATGGCAATGTCACACGAGCTATGGGATGGAACACGTCTGTGGAACTCCTGTTGCCATTGCAATCCAGCGGAGTGTTTCCGGAGCACCCTCCTGTTCGATCACCAAGCTCCCAATCCTGAGGCGACGTCCTGGAGAAGCTCTGCATGCACTCGCATGGCGGGTGCGAGTTGCCGGTGCAGACGGTGAACGGTCCGCAGGCGGCGTATGGGGTGCAGGGATCGGCGGGCTCGACGTAGATGCTATGCCATGCCTTGTTGTCCTGCGACCACACGTTCAGCCTGGTCTGACCAAACACGTCGATGAAGAGGAATGAAGATATTTCATCTGGTGAGGTGTACATGTAGTACTCCTCCTGCTTGTTGTTGACGTATTCCGGGACGACCATGCTGGTCTGTGGGCTCATGTGCAGCAGCTTCCTGAGTGCTGGGATCTGCATGGACGAGTGGTCGTCAGGCGACCACCACCAGTACACTTCGGAAGGGTAGCCTCGACGCCTGGCCGTCACCATCCTGGTGCCATTGGTTACCAGCCCCACACTGAAGGAGCCGAGGCCTGGGTCGATCCGGCTCTTCCACGAGATGCCGACACGGTTCAGGCCGGTGACCTTGTTCCAGCCGATCTTGGCGCTTGGGAGCAGGATGTCGGTTGGGTTGTCGAAGCTCTGCCACAGCACCTCGCTTGATAGGCTTTCTATGACGAGGTTTCCACTGCCCAAGAGGATGGCCCTGGTGGTGTTGGTGTTGGTTCTAGTATTAGTGATGTTGGTGTTGGCTCTAGTATTGGTAATGTTGGTGGACCAGACGGTGGATTGGGTGTTGTTGTTTAGGATGACAAGGTTGCCATCGTCTGAGATTTGAAGCTGTGTTGCTCTCAGATAGGCTCCGGAGATTGGCCTCTCCCTGTTGGCAACCCAGACGGGAGTGATGACATGGATCTTGTTGAACCATATGGCAAGGTACCAACCGGGAGAGGTAGATGAATTACTACTGATGTTGCCGGCGCCGGGCTGGAAGAAGCCAAGCGCGAACTT
It contains:
- the LOC119340059 gene encoding G-type lectin S-receptor-like serine/threonine-protein kinase At2g19130, translating into MANLHMFLGLLLLLLLSMHTIPPSIATENDTLAPGQPFAVGDKLVSSNGKFALGFFQPGAGNISSNSSTSPGWYLAIWFNKIHVITPVWVANRERPISGAYLRATQLQISDDGNLVILNNNTQSTVWSTNITNTRANTNITNTRTNTNTTRAILLGSGNLVIESLSSEVLWQSFDNPTDILLPSAKIGWNKVTGLNRVGISWKSRIDPGLGSFSVGLVTNGTRMVTARRRGYPSEVYWWWSPDDHSSMQIPALRKLLHMSPQTSMVVPEYVNNKQEEYYMYTSPDEISSFLFIDVFGQTRLNVWSQDNKAWHSIYVEPADPCTPYAACGPFTVCTGNSHPPCECMQSFSRTSPQDWELGDRTGGCSGNTPLDCNGNRSSTDVFHPIARVTLPYGPWSLQHTPATRSECEWACLGNCSCTAYSYQDSKCSVWHGELFSVNKDDGIEISSEYTLYIRLAARDVLSSTIDSKRKPAAGVVIAASVISFGLLMLMLLLVILRNRFNWCGMSSQATDQGSVGVVAFRYADLGRATKNFSVKLGAGGFGTVFKGVLSDLTSVAVKRLEGARQGEKQFRAEVSALGLIQHINLVKLVGFCCHGDKRLLVYEHMCNGSLDPHLFQSNGTVLNWSTRYQIAIGVARGLSYLHHSCRECIIHCDIKPENVLLDESFVPKIADFGLASVIGRDFSRVLTTFRGTTGYLAPEWLSGVAITSKVDVYSFGMVLMEIISGRRNASVVHTSGNNHVDFFPVQAISKLHEGDVQSLVDPELYGDFSLDEVERVCNVACWCIQDNELDRPSMGEVVRVLEGLMELDMPPMPRLLAAITTQCSDVTSM